A single genomic interval of Dysidea avara chromosome 6, odDysAvar1.4, whole genome shotgun sequence harbors:
- the LOC136259342 gene encoding uncharacterized protein — translation MNSTRSFEVKVATITKLERCKVNEVYVCGFVPSYALPNRAPWSLDPFLDPLITELEDAFIDGISVNYSATIGGIEVGPAVIRCILLCWTGDHPAQCEVGKFLGTGGAHPCRRDKVEGARSSSGSNQLYYGNYRFHYRHQWLPRTLDESLPDMEEVDQEDRVTVRHQKASESGFTGTSILHRLHVLYNFNILED, via the exons ATGAATTCTACTA GATCTTTTGAAGTGAAAGTAGCTACAATTACTAAATTGGAGAGGTGCAAGGTTAATGAAGTGTATGTTTGTGGGTTTGTGCCGAGCTATGCTTTGCCCAATCGAGCACCATGGTCATTAGACCCATTTTTGGACCCACTCATTACAGAATTGGAAGATGCTTTTATTGatg GTATTTCAGTCAACTATTCTGCAACGATTGGGGGCATTGAAGTTGGACCTGCTGTAATTCGATGTATTTTACTATGTTGGACTGGTGACCATCCTGCCCAGTGTGAGGTTGGAAAGTTTTTAGGAACAGGTGGTGCACATCCTTGCAGACGTGATAAAGTAGAAG GAGCTCGATCCAGCAGTGGGAGCAACCAGTTGTACTACGGAAATTACCGTTTCCATTACCGTCATCAGTGGCTGCCAAGAACATTGGATGAGTCGCTGCCAGACATGGAAGAGGTTGATCAGGAAGATAGGGTAACTGTGAGACATCAAAAGGCTAGCGAGAGTGGCTTCACAGGAACATCCATTTTGCACCGCCTCCATGTACTATACAATTTTAATATCTTGGAGGAT
- the LOC136258625 gene encoding general transcriptional corepressor trfA-like has translation MASNETEIANWTCEETARWASEHFSDDVVKRFEEKEVDGETLLMLGSCATMEMLNSCGLCTLKQQLLLRKLIAGSQASSSADTNPATSNSQKADPVGKNLTRNSKLTLHAMRSMKDVDKRMYLMKRNMVSTKAAEKWPGNNIPSFRNNKALQEELTAFAKELAKDYSMDGFGEEAIRQHIKDCLRERKRQINQGYDYEKPPAKRSRVKKEKGSATKHADEIVKNDSGKQRVAELSTSKATLPDDYKASSSQTHDSHDKLKVVIPSDEFSDSGKEESEESNGSKKKGKSKKVSNTPTSTAGRTLSHDKLKVVIPSDKFSDSGEEESEESNGSKNEGKSKKVSNTPTSTAGRTLSHDKLKVVIPSDVFSDSGEEESEESNGSTNKGKSKKVSDNPTSTAGRTLPPELTKQSATAVIFCAFSINNIRNVSRSQLYSAARLYCTSEEKKNLSKCDKKDLIIPLASLLLREGVVSVKDEADINNLSREDVLKEIESF, from the exons ATGGCGAGCAATGAGACTGAAATCGCTAATTGGACCTGTGAGGAGACAGCGCGATGGGCTAGTGAGCACTTCAGTGATGATGTTGTGAAGCGTTTTGAAG AGAAAGAAGTTGATGGGGAAACCTTACTGATGCTTGGGAGCTGTGCTACTATGGAGATGTTGAATTCTTGTGGTCTTTGTACTCTGAAGCAGCAGCTGTTACTTCGCAAACTCATTGCTGGATCACAAGCTAGCTCTTCAGCTGACACAAACCCAGCAACCTCAAATTCTCAAAAAGCAGACCCAGTAGGAAAAAACTTAACACGCAATTCTAAACTAACGTTGCATGCCATGAGAAGTATGAAAGATGTGGATAAACGGATGTACTTGATGAA GAGAAACATGGTGTCCACAAAGGCTGCAGAGAAGTGGCCAGGAAATAATATTCCTAGTTTCCGCAACAATAAAGCATTGCAAGAAGAGCTCACTGCTTTTGCAAAGGAGCTTGCAAAAGACTATTCAATGGATGGTTTTGGTGAAGAGGCCATCAGACAACACATTAAAGATTGTCTCCGTGAGAGGAAGAGGCAGATTAACCAGGGCTATGATTATGAAAAG CCACCTGCAAAGAGGTCAAGAGTTAAGAAAGAAAAAGGATCTGCTACTAAGCATGCTGACGAAATAGTAAAGAATGATAGTGGAAAACAAAGGGTTGCAGAATTGTCAACCAGCAAGGCCACTCTTCCTGATGATTATAAGGCGTCTTCTTCACAAACCCATGACTCACATGACAAGCTTAAGGTTGTCATACCCAGTGACGAATTCTCAGATTCTGGTAAAGAGGAGAGTGAGGAATCAAATGGGAGCAAAAAAAAAGGAAAGAGTAAGAAGGTGTCCAACACTCCCACTAGTACTGCAGGCAGGACATTGTCACATGACAAGCTTAAGGTTGTCATACCCAGTGACAAATTCTCAGATTCTGGTGAAGAGGAGAGTGAGGAATCAAATGGGAGTAAGAATGAAGGAAAGAGTAAGAAGGTGTCCAACACTCCCACTAGTACTGCAGGCAGGACATTGTCACATGACAAGCTTAAGGTTGTCATACCCAGTGATGTATTCTCAGATTCTGGTGAAGAGGAGAGTGAGGAATCAAATGGGAGTACGAATAAAGGAAAGAGTAAGAAGGTGTCCGACAATCCCACTAGTACTGCAGGCAGGACATTGCCACCTG AGTTGACTAAGCAGAGTGCCACAGCTGTCATTTTCTGTGCATTTAGTATAAACAACATAAGGAATGTGTCACGATCCCAACTGTATTCTGCTGCCAGACTGTACTGTACCAGCGAGGAAAAGAAAAACCTTTCTAAATGTGACAAAAAAGATCTAATAATTCCGCTTGCTTCCCTACTCTTGAGAGAGGGTGTTGTCAGTGTTAAAGATGAAGCCGATATTAATAACCTAAGTAGAGAGGATGTACTAAAGGAAATAGAATCTTTTTGA
- the LOC136259343 gene encoding uncharacterized protein, whose product MLMNAHGVNGTLYRTGEHILLKNDGEDSVVKAIEYFAIYNSGQHYTLVKGNVYQLDGHVHSYSGSSIVLPTTINKVFPASSVLRKVMLYPNSVDTPESFVLIDHLRPTPPICVDDVIVPVYPEEGDMLNVRGETDEIWFAHVLSSDESVKTSKVHFYVEDPRVSNKYIRESIGRMSVETIHWDSIIQIASGQWHGTSWLKL is encoded by the coding sequence ATGTTGATGAATGCTCATGGGGTTAATGGAACCTTATACAGAACTGGAGAGCATATATTATTGAAAAATGATGGTGAAGACTCTGTTGTCAAGGCAATTGAATACTTTGCCATTTACAATTCTGGACAGCATTACACATTAGTTAAGGGGAATGTATACCAACTTGATGGCCATGTACATAGTTACAGTGGCAGTTCAATTGTGCTGCCAACTACAATAAACAAAGTGTTCCCTGCATCTAGTGTACTAAGAAAGGTCATGCTTTATCCCAATTCTGTAGATACTCCAGAATCATTTGTACTAATAGACCACTTAAGACCAACGCCTCCAATATGTGTAGATGATGTAATCGTTCCGGTATATCCAGAGGAAGGAGACATGCTTAACGTCAGAGGTGAAACTGATGAGATATGGTTTGCCCATGTATTGTCTAGTGATGAGAGTGTTAAAACAAGCAAGGTACATTTTTATGTTGAAGACCCTCGTGTATCTAACAAATACATTCGAGAGAGCATTGGAAGAATGTCAGTAGAGACAATACATTGGGATTCCATTATTCAGATTGCATCTGGGCAATGGCATGGTACATCTTGGCTTAAACTATAG